TCTTTTTGAACCCCCGACTCTAGAAATGCATTATCTTTTAGTGTTTTTTGTTAAAATTCTTAGTTGAGAGGATGGGTCTTGTCAGAacggtaaggttgctccattttgATCTGGGTGTCACAGGTTTGAAGCATGGAAACAGGCTCTATGCATGCGGGGGTAAGGCTATGTACATCCGACTATTCTCAGGCCCTACAGTGGCAAGAGCCTTGTATATTATCATGTCCTTTTCATTGACATTCTTATTCGCATCAGAGGTTCACAATATGCATCATTTATGCAATATCACCAATGTACTGTTTCAACTCTTACAACAATAGGCTACTTGAAAATTAACATTTTTCCTTCTTccaaaatttagatttttgaactctcttttattttaatttaattttttactgCATAAtgcaagaaaaatcaaaatgttTCAATTTAAAACAATCATTGCAGTCCAATAACCTGAACAGAAGTATGCTTCAACGAGAAGAACTTCAACATTTGCTTTCCAATGTGCATCAAATGTGGATCCACCTGAAGCAAAAAGCATGACTAATATGTATGAACATGATAACCTCAAGTCATTTATTCAAGAGAATAAGTCATATTACAGGTTGTACATAGGTAAGAGTCAGTATAAGAATTGATGATGCTTAGATAAATAGCTAAGATTGCTCTTAAGATTCAAGATAAACATGGTTGCCATGACTACTGTTTACCATATCATATTTGTCAAGTTCCTCGACCTCATACATTCATTTCCTAGTAACTGATAAACTTTGATtcaaaattgtatcaaatgcaGTGTTTTTGTTTCCATGTTTGGCATTGTTTCACGAACTCATTTTCATTCTGTAATCATTCTCAAAAGCCCTGCAAAACCAAGAATTTTTGCAGTTTGAAGAGAGAACAATAGCCACTACAATTATTTTCTGTAAACTCAAGGACCTCTATTATGCACCCCACTTCTCTGAAAATAGGGACTTCAAGAGTTTATTCAAGACAGAATGTAAAATTCGGTCTAGTTATCCTTCTCACTGAAATATTAGGATTTAGATCCTCATTTTCTGATGCATTAACTTCATCAAATTGTTGCTATATGTGGAGAATGAGTTCCTATTCTAGTCCTTGTTTGTTCTTTTATTCCCTTAAACCAAGAAGAACTAAGCCCTAATTCATTATTCTCAAACATGCCACTAATAATCAGGAGTACTTCTGCATCAGAATAACCAATTGTTAATCAACTACAATAAACAAGTGAGAAATAATGCATGGTATACACACTTCATTTGAATCACAAAATTAGTTACTGCAAATATTTCCTGTAGCTACCTTCATCAACTTGATGAGGTTTTCTCTATAATCATTACCATAACCAACAAACCTTTTTGCTACTGCTTAAAATTTACTTCACAAATCCTCATTCACCAATAATTCTTGTGAAGGACAAACTCTAATTCTActacaagctttttatatattttcccACAACCTTCACCCATGATGCTTAGGTCATCCCCTCCTTTTCATAGACATGCCAACAAAGAATTAAGCACCTCCCAGGCTTTCTTGGATCTTTATTGCACATGTCCAAATCATCTCACCATATTCACCATCTCCCTGTCCTCAACTGGTTTCACTTCAACCGGGTGGTGTTCGCACCTCCCTTCACCTAAAAAAAATTCCACTCTTATGTTTCCTCAGTAGTCTATGTGTATCAACCTCTAACACATCCTCATGTAAATAACTAGTCTAGCACTTCAGTCTGGCCTTCAATTTTTTTATCCTTCTTTAAAACATATTTGTACTTGTTAGCGGATTCCTTTCTTGTTTGAAGCTCTTTTCCTAGATAGTTTAAATCTTCATAAGGAAGAAagatcaagatttttttttttaaaaaaaaaaaagcaagacaAACGCAAACACATATAATTAAGCTGGTAGTTGACAAGGAAGTAGGGCGTACATGCATGGTTAAGAATCAGAAATCTCAAAACCATAAGGATTCTAAGACTTCTTTGTTCAGGAATTGCTATAAACAGTTCTACCTTCTTTGTCCATAAACTCATGCGTATTGTTTCCTCCAATTTTTTACTTGCTTACCTACAACACAGGCACATGCACACTAGCAACCATCATTATTACAATAAGAAGGGTAGGGACCTGTAGCAGCGATCAgctctcggccttctggtcctGTCTTGAAGGTGAATCTTTGAATCGTCATCTATTCATAgcacaaattaaaaaaaattcatcgcAGGTATAGGTGTATAAGTTGTTGCTGTATCAAGTCTCACCTCCACATTAAGAACCATCAGGAACCTTGCTTCCTTTAGGGATTCAATACTAGTAAACAATTACAAAATTGACACCAGGAGCAACTTTATGTAATTATTGACAGGTCTATTCTTTGATAAAGATTACATTATAAGATCATAATCAGCTGCAAAGATGTTTTCAAGATATGGACCATGCCATGTAGGCAATCAACAAAACCTATACATTGAGTCTTCAAAGCTTTGCTACCATTAACACATTTTACCCTTCAATGATGCCCTAACAGTCGGACCAGCTTCTTCATTTGTAACACAATATTCCAATGATCTCCAATATATACTTAATTAAATCCTGAAGAGACAAATTTCGAAGTAAATCCTCTTTTTTGTAAAAATAAATCTTATGAAAATTTTATATGTATTCTTTCTTGGAACGTTTAGGTATAGAATTTTATGCAGCTCCCTTCCATAATGAAGAGGAAGCTGGATAGCACCTGAACATGGTTCCCAAGCAGCATTACTTGCTCTTGCTTCTTTTAGTTCCAAAGACACAGGATACTCGATGCTACAAACGAGATAAGATGCCCCTAGAATATCTCGTCCCCATACTACACCATTACCATTTCATCCACATTCTTTTCTAAGAAAGAAACTCTTGCTTATAACATTGATTCTTTGATTTTCAATCAACACAGTTTTGTACTTAAACATATATCTTCTCCACAGAACATTTGACCTCATTGAAAAATATCCTTCAATGGACTTATGCTATGACACTTCTCTCCAATGTAGTATGATCCAAAAGAATTTCAATCCATGGCTTTCATAACCTCCCAGGAGCCTGTAACTTATCCCTCTAGCCATAACATGATATCGTAGAAGAGCAAAGGAGCAGTGTAACGTAAAGGGTCTCACCTATCTGCTGTTAGAAAGCTCACATCTTTCAATTTCTAAAGTAACACAGAATGCACCCACACCATTAAGAAGACAGTGCCAATTATAGTATCCAAATGCTTTGCAACCTCAAGCATACAAGTCAGATACTTGCAAAACCCAAATGCTGACAATACTATTCAAAGGCATATGACATAAAAAACTATAGAACAGGCAACAATAAAAAGTATATAATTCATGAGTATGTATAGCATATAGAGTGTAAAGTTATAACCATCACCATCATCATATAGTATTGATCGCATTACTGATTTCATATTAAAACAAGCAACAAGCCACAAAACCAATTGGACATGGATAGCCAAACGACACCAACCTAAGAGAACCAAATCAGTTGTAATTGCTATGAAATTATAAACAATTGAATGGATAaagataatcaaatcaagtaaagaagagaaTTTAAAGCTTAACAGATACCATTATGATTCCTCACATTTACCGCAGCATGAGGGAAGAAGTACTGAGTTGTAATAGAAAATTCCCCTGAACCAAAACGGTTCAGAGACAACTGCACTTTTCCCACCTAAGCAGGCAGTGATCTCTGATATCCAAACTTGAGAATggttgacttaaaacttgaaatACCACAGGAGTGGCTTAACCGAACCTCAGCcatcaaaaattttgaaaaagaaaatcacGTCATCACAATTGTACATTCTAGGATGTAGTCAAGGGCCATTTAGAATACAACATTTCCGACCCCATAAGCAAAACACATCACAACTACCATCTATTCTGCCCCATGAGTTTGCTCCCTATTACTACAACAGTTATTACGGCATATGCCCTGGAATCTCTTCCTCCTTCAAGAAGGGAAGGCTTTGAAGATTACCCAGGAGCTCATCTGTAGCATCCATGTCGATATGAAAGTTCATCGTGTCCCCTTCATCTCCCACAATCTCAGCATTGCCCTCCGAACCCTTGGCTGCTTCGTTAATATTAATGTCTCTGAACTCTACTTCTTCATCAACATCAATGGTGGCAGCCTTCGCCCTACTGCCCTCCAATACCTCAGGGCCAAGCATCGCTGGCTCAGCCTCGTTGCCACCCTTCCCCTCACTCTCTGTGTTCCAAGTCCTCTTCTTTAGGTCCCCACCAACCTTCTTCCTCGCCATCTTCTTCTTATTCCTCGCGGCCGGCGCTGTCGTCCACTGGGGCTTCATCGCATTTTCCCTCCTCTCATTATCCTGCGGTGTCTCGCTGGGCCCATTTCGGGGGCCCTGCTGGTTGTCGGGGGGCGGCTGCGAGGGGTGGTTCCCGGACCTCGGGAACATCGGATGGAAGGGCTTCCACCCGCTACTGAGATCCGGGGTGCCGCCGAAGCCCGGCCCGCCGGGAAAACCTAGGGGGAAGAAGCCCCAGGAGCAGTAGTACATGTCGGTACCGGGGACGATGGGCGGCGGAGCGGTGATCTCGGCGGCGTTGAACGCCCGGCGGCAGTTGGGGCAGCGGAGGGAGCAGTTCAGGTAGGCGCGGGCATACTGGTGCAGCCGGCAGCAGAAGGTGCAGGCGGTCCAGAAGGTGGTGGCCGCGGAGTCGCCGGCGGCGGCAGAGAATGGGGAGGGTTTGGAGGcggcagaggcggcgatgtGGAGCTCGGCGTCGAAGAGGGACTTCTTGGAGGGATCGGAAAGGACGGACCAGGCGTCGCAGACGAGGCGGAAGGCGGCATCAGCGCCAGGGGAGCGGTTGCGATCGGGATGGAGGAGAAGGGCGAGGCGGCGGTAGGCTAGCTTGACAGCGGAGGGGTCGCGGCCATCGGGGGAGGAAGGGAGCTGGAGGACGGCGTACCAGTCGATGTGATTGTTGACGCGGCGCTGGGAGTCGAGGAGAACGTCGGCGACGGCGAGTATCTGGTCGACGCCGTCGATGAGGGGGTCCGCCTCCAAAGACCGCTCCGCGAACCGCTTGCTCCCTACGAGGTCCCGCGCCGCGAGGAGCTTTTCCGCGATCGCCAGGCACCGCTCCGCCTCTGCCCGGCCGCCGGGATCCATGGCTTCTTCCAGCACTCTCTGGTGGTACGgcgaaaggaggaggaagaaaatagGATATGCGCTGGAGAAAGATCATAATGACGAAAAAGGACATGAAGTCTCTTAAAATGACAGATATTCATTGTTAATCGAAAGGGGGCACATGGTCATTTAAAAATATCATATGCTCTGCGGCGGACCAGAATGCCCCACCCCTTGGGTGCCGTGACCAACTTTGGCTGATCAGCGTGGGATGATGTGGTGGCTGCATTGGACGAGAAATGGTCCTAGAAGCTTAACAGGAAGCCACGTGTAACTTACTGCATTGCAATGTGGGTCCTACTTTAATACGGAAATGGTTCTCTTAAAATTGCATGTATATATaagatattaatgataaaaaatGTCAAAAATCCTACATACGTGCGCAGCCGAGAGATATATACCACAGTGTGACCAAAGCTCCCATGTCGTGAATGCCACGTGGCTCTATATAATTGCGtgcttctatatttttttctaaaaattagtatctaaaaatattatataaataaatattgatatataataataaatattataatattttatataaaatattatattatattataaatataatacaatataatattatattataatatattaatgtgtCAGGTTATATAGTAtcgaattatattatattaatatgctatagtatataatattatattaactatattagaatattattatattatattacagtaatattagactatattatatatttatatattgatatatattatattttattatgctctattgtacTGGTGATCACTCAACTAAATTTGCAAGCAGCCCAAAAGATTTTTAGCACTCGGGCAGGCGCTCAGAAATCTTTATTGTTTGGCTATCTTTTTAGGAAGGATGATGAGAAATACACTGTTTTTTATGGCCATTTTGTGAtatcaaaagtattttttttgtttgttgacgaaacacatattaaagtttTATGGCACTTTAATAATGCAATTACTAAATAACAAatagttttttataaaaagcaCTACTTTGAAAATCTCTATTCCAAAAACTCTACTTCTAAAGCTCTATTGCCAACAACTCTGCTAAATGGGACCTTAGAACTAGACATGGAGACAAGTGGTGCATATGAATAAGAAAATAAGAGGAGATGAGGGAGCTAGGTGttgactttatttttatttaattttaaaagattTAAGTACATGAAATCTAAAGATAAGTAGCCTCGCAAATTCAAAACCCAAGAAGACATAGTGGCATATTAGAATTCTAAAACATCCTTTTACGTAAAGATTTCTCCATCATATATATAATGGAGATATTGAAGttgtataatttttaaattcttCTATTGCCATCAATTTTAAGGAAATGGACCTAGGCCCAAATTCGTATCAGCTAGATTTAAAATGTAGAATTTTTAAATTTCTTCATAATTTATCTCCCCTAAAAAGCCAACTCTGTTGCACACAGGAGCACATAACAGTGAATGAAAAATTTTAAGCTACAAAAGAACACAATCTACTTTTATGCTATTTATATTCATCTTCAGTTAACTGTTGGAATGTTTTGGAAATTTCTTTATCTGCATGGAGGCATCGCATTTCTTTTTGATCGGATTTTATTCCAACAACTTCATGATAAACCACTTAAGTACATCACCATAatcataaatttatatttttcaccaagcaaaatgaaccatAATAACTAAAAGCGAGGTGTGGTAACATCATATTTGAGTATCTTCAGCTACTCAATTTTATGAGTTTGATTTGTCGCAAAAATACCTcaaaaaatttgttaaaaataCAATTTCAATTATATGGATGGTAGAAACCTAAAAAGAAATTAATGGACTTTCCAAgtcaaagaaattaaaaatttatgttTACTATCCCCCAGttttcattcttctttttcaaaaattttctaaatagccaaaaaaaaaatactttagcaCTATTGTAGAACAAGCGATAAGCtagtattttatataaaaaagtaaTCAATTTCAATATCTTCGCACATGAAATTGATTCAGCATCTCGAAGAGCGGCAATAATGTTAGgacaataaatatatataatgtgATGCTAAAAGTAGGATATGGGAATTATATAATGATAAACTATAAAACAAAATTAGATAAAACTTACCACCCAAGCAACAAAAGAAGAGTGCTCCATTTTGGTACTCATATATGCAATTGCTTCTATAAGGTTAAGAATAGGGATAGCAATCAGGTCGgatcaaaaatttatcaatcCGAATCGGAtgtatttattaaacaagtcaaaattttaaatctaaatttgatctatttattaaatagataatccgatccgacccacataatctatttattaaataggttaagcgAGTTAAATAGGTTTTTAATGGGTTAAATGGATTTAAACAGGTTAAGCGGATTAGATTAAATAGGTCGGATAATAACCTAACCTAATTATTAAACGAGTCAAAACGGTTTAAATGGGTTAAAGGTTTAAATCTAAATTCAACCCATCTAATAAACAGGTTTAGACGGTTTGACCTATTTATAATCCAAATCCGTTTATGTCAAACCCTAACTGCTTAAAGCGAGTCATTTATGAATTGAGTCACAAATTGCCATCCCTAGTTAAGAACAAATCATGCCCATGAAAAATGCAATCATATAGTATAAATTGCTAACCACGTGGATTGCTAGTAAAGAAATATTGGGATATCTCATGAGAGAAAACAACAAATTAATATAGGATTATGCTAAAATCTATGCGGTATTGAAATATTGAGGTCTGTGCTTGATGTTTTGCATTTAAATAGCTGTGCACAATACATTAATCAATATTTAGTCATACAAGATAAAAATATTCAAAAGACCAGCCAAATATGGTATAATATGCAACTTTTAGAAAGGTTTGCAAACAAGAATGGAGGCTCACTATGCAGccaaaagagatatggctttTAACAAATATATCCTTTAGGGCAaatacttttttattttataagaaGAAATCTTGATGGAACAACCTTAGCTCTAAAAAAAGGCACATCACTAGATTATTCTAAatcttattcatcattttacatgagATTCATTGAAATGTAACAAAAAACCAGCACATCACTAGTACCAATACAATGAATTAAGGTGGCTTTAAGTAGGCCTAAAGCAAGACCTATTAGTTGTAAAAGTCAACTATAGCGATAAAATCAGTCCAATGGATCTTGATATGGACCAAAATTAGTTTATTTGTACAAGAGGCATCATTTCACTGAGTTCAATCGAGAGTAGATTTGCCGGACTTAAAAGCAAAGTCACAAaaataagttgtataaagaagTGGAGAACAAGATTCTTCATGCGAAATGGACAAATAAGCTATGAATGAAAGTATAGCACCAAAGATTGTTCAATTGGTTATCAATTTTACAATTAAGATCAAATTTCACTTATATCAATACTTTTGTTGGGATGTCAATTTCTTTGTTTCTCAAAAGAGAAGCAAAAAGAAGTACATGACAGGGCCAAACGATTGAGAAGAGTGTGTGCATGTGCACGTGTGGGAGATAGATTATGTGTgcatgcgtgtgtgtgtgtgtgtgtgtgtgtgtgtgtgtgtgtgtgtgtgtgtgtgtgtgtgagagagagagagagagagagagatcgagaGAGATCATTCCTATAATACATGTTCCCTGGTTATTCCAAGTCCATATCGGACATCTTGTAATCCTTAGCTCCATCTTTTTCTCTAACCACTTAAACTAGCCTTCTTTGTTGCCAAGGATCCACTAAACCACCAAAACCAGCTTCTTCTCCTGCTGAATAATCCTAGGCCTTCCATAGCCAATCCTAGGCCTTCAATGGCCATCCTTACCAAACTTCTTCCAAAACTCAAAATAGGTTTGCCCCTACACCTCGTGGAGCATGCATCCAGAGCATCAAAGTGATCCATTGCTCCAAGGTTATGACAACCTTGAATTCACTTGATGGGGGAAATCATGGTTTGTTCTTTACGACTAAGGTAAAAAAAGGAACGAATGTTGAGACAGAGTCATATAGCAATAAAAAGGGTCATGTCTAGAAAATACAAGGTCTAATTGCTTGGCAATTAGACATCCTAACcaaagaaatataaaataagAGGGGTTTAATCACTCAACTAAGCTTCCCTGGGATTCTCTTACTATGCCTTGGAGAGAAAGGGAAAGACATACACAAAGGATCTAATGGCAATGGTTTTATACTAAAAGTTTTGGAAAGTATATATGAAGAGGTAGCTGCACATGTTTAGGGTTTTAAGTACAGGGATGAGAGAGATGAGAAGGCTGAGAGAGAAGGCTATATATCACTACAAAAAAATATGGTTTTGCCGACTCTTCCCCGCCGACGCTAtcaaaaagcgtcggcgaatttcgAGCGGGGGTCGAAACTCGACGACGCTTTTTATAGCGTCGGGTGAAATTTAGagacgacgacgctttaaagcgtcgtcggaggccaaaagGGCCCAACTACcccgatccctccttcttcacgCAGCGGGTCCCCCGATCTTAGagacgacgacgctttaaagcgtcgtcggaggccaaaagGGGCCCAACTCCtccgatccctccttcttcaccCAGCCGCTCCCCCGATCCCTCCTTTTTCACCCAGCCGCTCCATCCGCCGAAGTTCTTCTTTTAATCCCACACTGGAGACCCCACCCGTTCTCCCCTTTTCTTTATCTACTGCACCTTTGGGCTTCTCCGTTCTTCTTTCTGCTACTCTTTGGCGTGGGGTGTTGGGAGGGAGAGGATGGGGATCGATCTGAACACgatcgaggaggaggaggaggaggcggcgggcCCGCGTCGCCGAGCAAAGGAAAGGAGCGGGGCGCagctcctcttccaaaaacaagGAAAGGAGGCGGCACAGCTTTTCCACGGAGAGGGATGTAAGGAGTCACAGCTACTCCAGCGAGAAAGAAGCGAGGAGAGCCAGTTTCTCCGTCGAACGTAGGAGAAGATGGAGCTTCTCCGTTGACAAAGGAGGCCTCATTCCCGAAGAAGAGAATGCCTTTcgtgaaggggaggaggagaagaaagaagaagacagCTCAGCGGAGGGAGAGGAAGCGAGAGAGACCGAGGCAATAGAAAAGCCAGAGGCTACAGAAGTGGGAGAAACCGAAGTAATTaaatggagaagaaggaagaatagAAGAGGCGGACGgcaagggagaggaaggagttgAAGGTGAGGAGGCGGGGAAGAGAAGAGAGCTGAGTATTTTTTTAATTCCTTTGCTTTCGAAAGCCATTAATGcatctgtttttattttttttttaaaaaaacaggttgctaacgccgacgcttataagcgtcggcgttgAGTATTTTCGCGACGCTTTCATTAGCGTCGGAAAAGTCCTTTTTGtgccgacgctttctcttagcgtcggcaaaaactggacccacgcccacctgcccgatgtctgacccacgctttgcgGTGCGTGGGCTGgatattcgccgacgcttaaaagcgtcggtagagaccaaaaaaaccgtcgggagatatcctttcttttgtagtgtatGATAGCGAGAAGAGGGTTATTCTTAGAATTTCTTCTTGCTGCATGGATTCTTTTTGTTAGTTTTAGCTCCTTGTAATCTTTATTAGAGGAACA
This is a stretch of genomic DNA from Phoenix dactylifera cultivar Barhee BC4 chromosome 9, palm_55x_up_171113_PBpolish2nd_filt_p, whole genome shotgun sequence. It encodes these proteins:
- the LOC103701801 gene encoding uncharacterized protein LOC103701801 is translated as MDPGGRAEAERCLAIAEKLLAARDLVGSKRFAERSLEADPLIDGVDQILAVADVLLDSQRRVNNHIDWYAVLQLPSSPDGRDPSAVKLAYRRLALLLHPDRNRSPGADAAFRLVCDAWSVLSDPSKKSLFDAELHIAASAASKPSPFSAAAGDSAATTFWTACTFCCRLHQYARAYLNCSLRCPNCRRAFNAAEITAPPPIVPGTDMYYCSWGFFPLGFPGGPGFGGTPDLSSGWKPFHPMFPRSGNHPSQPPPDNQQGPRNGPSETPQDNERRENAMKPQWTTAPAARNKKKMARKKVGGDLKKRTWNTESEGKGGNEAEPAMLGPEVLEGSRAKAATIDVDEEVEFRDININEAAKGSEGNAEIVGDEGDTMNFHIDMDATDELLGNLQSLPFLKEEEIPGHMP